The proteins below come from a single Triticum aestivum cultivar Chinese Spring chromosome 5D, IWGSC CS RefSeq v2.1, whole genome shotgun sequence genomic window:
- the LOC123120947 gene encoding vacuolar protein sorting-associated protein 32 homolog 2, which produces MFNRLFGKPKEQANAGALATLDKLNETLDMLEKKEKVLEKKAGAELERAKEFSKAKNKRAAIQSLKRKKLYEQQIEQLGNFQLRIHDQMIMLEAAKATTETVDALRTGAKAMKAMQKATNIDDVDKTMDEINEQTENMKQIQDALSAPLGASADFDEDELEAELEELEGAELESQLLEPVVTIPIHTTPVPGKAQPTRPAPQKASAEEDELAALQAEMAL; this is translated from the exons ATGTTCAACAGGTTATTTGGGAAGCCCAAGGAGCAGGCCAACGCCGGCGCGTTGGCCACTTTGGATAAGTTAAACGAG ACTCTTGATATGCTGGAGAAGAAAGAGAAAGTGTTAGAGAAAAAAGCAGGCGCTGAGCTTGAGAGGGCCAAGGAATTCTCAAAAGCAAAGAATAAAAGAG CGGCTATCCAATCATTGAAGAGGAAAAAACTTTATGAGCAGCAAATTGAGCAGCTTGGGAATTTCCAGTTGAGAATCCATGATCAG ATGATCATGTTAGAAGCTGCTAAAGCTACAACAGAGACTGTTGATGCATTGAGGACTGGAGCTAAAGCTATGAAAGCGATGCAAAAAGCAAC AAATATCGATGATGTCGACAAGACTATGGACGAAATTAATGAACAGACAGAAAACATGAAACAAATACAAGATGCTCTGTCAGCTCCTCTTGGAGCTTCTGCTGATTTTGACGAG GATGAACTGGAAGCGGAGCTGGAAGAGTTGGAGGGAGCAGAGTTGGAATCCCAACTACTGGAGCCTGTTGTAACTATTCCTATTCATACGACGCCCGTCCCAGGCAAGGCGCAACCAACTCGCCCTGCTCCACAGAAAGCATCGGCTGAGGAGGATGAGCTTGCTGCACTGCAAGCTGAAATGGCATTGTGA